From Candidatus Eisenbacteria bacterium:
AAGATGCAGAGCGCCGCAACAAGTTTGCTGGTCGGGATAAACCGGCGTCAAACTCAATCTCTTGACTATTTCATCCATAGAGCGGCTGACGTCGGGCAGCGCCCAGGGCGTGACGCAGCCGGCGAAGAGCAATACCTCGTCCGGTGCGTCCCCGCAGGATCGCCGGCTGTCAGCACACGGCTCAAAAGCCCTGGACAAGGGGGGCGCGAGTTTCGCGGCGGCAAGCAGCCAGGGCAGCTCCTCGGCGACCAGCCGTGAAGATTTTAGAAACTCAAGAATTCCCATCTTTTGAACAATCTTCAAGACACGGGCGGCCCGCTTCAACATCGGCGGATGGGAAACACCATACAGAAAAAACCACTTCAGCAGCCGGGACCAGATAGCCCGCGCGAACGGCGGGGACGCCTCACGGGCCATCCTTTCGCGCGCCGCTTCCATCATCGCGCCGAACGGAACACCCGAGGGGCACATCGCCTCACAGGAACGGCAAAGGAGGCAACTTTCCAGCGGACCTGAGAGGTCGTCGTCCACACGCAGGTGTTGATCCATATGAGCTTCAATAAGACGGAGGCGACCGCGCGGCGAGATCGTCTCATCAGCCCGCAATTTGTATGTCGGACACGATTCCAGACACAGGCCGCAATGGATGCAATCGCGATAAAGATCTCCCGAAGGCACCGGCCTATCGTTCATGGGATTCCCCCCGCGTTTTCTGAACGGCCGGCATAAGACCTGGATTCAAGACATCGCCAGGATCAAAGATCCTCTTCAATCGGCGCCACCACATGAGTTGCCGGCCGGACGCGGCCTCCGGAGAGCCGCCGCTGCTCCATCCGTCCGGAGCTTGAATTCCTTCCAATACCTCCGGCCGCGCCGCGAGGCTCAAGAGGCCGGTGCGAAGATGAAGCTGGATCCTCGCCTCGGATCCACGCAGCCGGCGGCATAGAGCGGCGCATTCGCCCGGGCCCCGCACCGGATCAAGATAAATGCGGCGGTTGAGTTTTGTTCCGCCGGCGCCGGAAGATAACGGACCCCAGCGGCCGCGCAGATCCTCCTCGACCGAGGAGGTATCCCGCCACTCGATACCGGCCGTTCCTTTAACAATAGTCTCCAACTCCTTGCACAATCTGCCATGAATCTCGGGTGAGCCTTCGCAGCCCACCAGCAGGACCGCTTCCGGTTCAAGGTTTCCGGAACCTCCCCCACCGGCGGCCATCACCAGATCGAGATGACTCCATGGAAGGTAGGATCGCAGCAGGATCCCGGCCAGACGTTCGAGGATGAGCCACCGGGCGCAAAGAATCGCCGAGCGCCGGACTGATGGAAAGGGTTCGGCGCGTAGAACCGCTTTGGTAAAAACGCCGAGCGTTCCCATTGAACCGACCAGCATATGAGCCACATCGTAGCCGGCGACATTCTTTGAAACCGCCCGGCCCCAGGTCTGACGGCCGTGACCGGGGACGCAGACTTCCAGGGAGAGAACCCGGTGCCGCAGCGGTCCCCAGCGGCCGCAGCGTTGTCCTGTATAACCCACCGCAAGGATACCGCCGATGGTGGTTCGATCCGGGTCGGGGGCATCCAAAGGGACCCACAGATTGTGCGGGGCCAGCGCCCGGGTCACATCACTCAGGGTCGACCCGCATGACAATTCAACCGTGAGGTCATCCGGTTCGACCTGGCGAATTCCGCGAAGACGGGTGAGGTCCAGTTCAAGATCCGATTCGGGAGATGGATCCATTATAAAATCATTCAAGGGGATGGTTCCGGCGCCAAGAATGCGAATCCTTCTGCCTGCCCTTTGCGCCTCATCCAGGATTTGTTCAACCTCCGCGCCTGTTTCCGGCTGGAAGGATCCTCCGGCGGCTCCTTCCACAGACCGTCGTGGGAAGTCGGCGGCGCCCTCTTCCGGCGGGGGGCCATCGAGCGGGTGTTCTTCGGGCGGGTCTTCATCCGGCGGAAAAATCTTTCTTGGATTACTGAGGCCTTTCGGATTGAAGAGATCCCGAAGCGCCTTCTGAAGATCCATCTGCGCGCCGGTAAAAATCTCTTTCATCAGCCGGCGCTTCTCCAAGCCGACGCCGTGCTCGCCGGTAATGGTGCCCCCGGCCCGGACACAGAGTTTCAGGATCTCCTCCCCCAGCCGCTCGGATCGCTCCACCTCATCAGGATTCTCGATATCGAGAAGGATGGTGGGGTGAACATTTCCATCCCCGGCATGAAAGATATTGGCCGTCTGCAGGCGATACTCCGCGGAGAACCGTTTGATCTCTCTCAAGACCCCGGCCAGCCGGCTTCGCGGCACAACCCCGTCATGCACAAAGTAATTCGATGCAACGCGACCGAGAGCGCCGAAGGTCTTTTTGCGGGCCGCCCACAAGCTCTCGCGTTCGCCGGGCGTTTGGGCGCGCCGGGAATCCAGCGCTCCGGAAGATTGAAAGATCTCTTCAACACGGGACGCCTCAAACGCGACCGCCTCGGCCAGCCCATCCACCTCGACGAGAAGAAAGGCCCGTGCCGCGCTGGGTACCGGCATCGAAAAGGTGCGTGAAACCATATCCAGAACGACATCATCAATCATCTCGACAGCGGCCGGCAGGAATCCCGAGGCGAGGAGTTTTGTGACAGAATCGACGGCGTCATCGATTGATTTAAAATATCCCGATAGCGTCGCTGTCTTCTCCGGAGTCGGCGACAGGCGAACGATAGCACGGGTCACAACACCAAGCGTCCCCTCACTTCCCGTCATGAGGCTGACAAGATCCGGTCCCGGAATATCGACGGGCGGATAGGGCAGCAGATCCTCGAGTCGATCCGCATAGGATGGAAAGACCATGGTGCGGCCATCCGGCAGCACCATCTCCAGCGCGAGAAGATGCGCGCGGGTGACACCATATTTTAATGTGTGGGGACCGCTGGCGTTTTCGGCGATATTCCCGCCGATGGTGCAAACCGTTTCACTCGAAGGATCGGGGGCGAATTCCAATCCCCAGGGAGCCGCGGCCTGTGACAGCGCGATATTGACAACGCCCGATTCCACGACCGCGATCCTTCTCACCGGATCGATCCGATGAATCCGACGGAGCCGGGCGAGACTGAGCACCGCCTCGAACTCGTCCGCCGCCGCGCCGCCGCTGAGACCGGTTCCGGCTCCACGCGGCACGTAGGGTATCCCGGCGTCATGCAGCAATTGTATAAGCGGCGCGACTTGATCATATCGCGAGGGGGAGAGAACCATCTCCGGGACGCCCGCTGCGGCCGGCATGGCGTCGGCCGCGAAGGCGTGACGACGGGGAAGATCGCGGCCGACGCCCTCGGAGCCCAGCAGGCTTGTCAGGCGATCGAGAAGCTCCGCGCCGATCCGAGACGGCATTATTTGGAATCCACCTCTTCGAATCCAGCCCAGCCTTCATCCGGCGTGAGCCCGGTGCCGGGGCCTTCCAGGACCGGTCGCCCCTCCGCATAACTTAGGCCCCGGAAAGGGTCGGCGGCCAAAAAGAGCGCTGCATCGAGATCGACGGCATCAGCGAGCCCGGTGAGATGCACCGCCGCGCCGATGGCCAGAGAGGTTTCAAAATAGCAGCCGATCATCACCTTGAGGCCGAGAGCGCGGGCCGCTCGTATGGTTTCAAGAGACCGCCTCAAACCGCCGCACTTCGCAACTTTCACATTCACCCCGTCGACGCCGCCGTGGCGCCAGACCCGTGCGACATCCGCCGGCCCGGTGATCTCTTCATCCAAATAGATCGGCAGATCGATCTCACGGCGGATCTCCGCGCATAACGCGGATTGCCCGACGGGAAAGGGCTGTTCGCAGAACTCAACGCCGGCCGTCTTGAGCATCTTGAAAAGGTACTCCGCATTATAAACAGTCCAGGCTTGATTGCCGTCGACGCGGATTCTGATTCCGGAACCGACGGCCTCGCGGATTCTGAGCGGCAGTGACGGATCGGTTGCCGTCCCCATCTTCAATTTGAGACATTGAAAACCCCGCTGCACCCATTCGCGGGCCTCCCGGATCACCGCCTCATCGTCATCACCGAGGCTGAGCGTGACCGATGTTATCGGGCCCCCCTTGGGAATCCCCAAAAAGCGGTAAATCGGCAGCCCGAGCTTGCGGGCGAGCGCGTCGTGCAGGGCGATATCGACGGCCGCGCGGGCGGGGAGATCCGCGATCGGCTCCAGGATGGCGTCGAAATCCCAAGGATCCCGCCCCAGGGGGAGATTCCCATCCAGAGCTTTCTCCGCCGCATCGTGCTGCATTGTATAAGCTTCACCCCAGCCGGCCGTATCCCCGATGCGGAGCCGGACAAGGATGTCCCGGTGGGCCAGAATCCGCTTCATATTGG
This genomic window contains:
- a CDS encoding (Fe-S)-binding protein, which codes for MNDRPVPSGDLYRDCIHCGLCLESCPTYKLRADETISPRGRLRLIEAHMDQHLRVDDDLSGPLESCLLCRSCEAMCPSGVPFGAMMEAARERMAREASPPFARAIWSRLLKWFFLYGVSHPPMLKRAARVLKIVQKMGILEFLKSSRLVAEELPWLLAAAKLAPPLSRAFEPCADSRRSCGDAPDEVLLFAGCVTPWALPDVSRSMDEIVKRLSLTPVYPDQQTCCGALHLHHGDIKKARELARRNIDAFDGPNGLTILVEAAGCGAALKSYGELLKDDPVYAERAARFSSRVKDLSEWLVSREPPSNTPCGIQVIFQDPCHLRHVQRGHEFPRRLLQEICGLDIVEVPEAEICCGSGGIANLLEYEIGEALGRRKAEILKSANPDFVVTSNPGCLLQLRRHLDSEGVQTRHLAEVLVDYWAGVKAP
- a CDS encoding FAD-binding oxidoreductase; translation: MPSRIGAELLDRLTSLLGSEGVGRDLPRRHAFAADAMPAAAGVPEMVLSPSRYDQVAPLIQLLHDAGIPYVPRGAGTGLSGGAAADEFEAVLSLARLRRIHRIDPVRRIAVVESGVVNIALSQAAAPWGLEFAPDPSSETVCTIGGNIAENASGPHTLKYGVTRAHLLALEMVLPDGRTMVFPSYADRLEDLLPYPPVDIPGPDLVSLMTGSEGTLGVVTRAIVRLSPTPEKTATLSGYFKSIDDAVDSVTKLLASGFLPAAVEMIDDVVLDMVSRTFSMPVPSAARAFLLVEVDGLAEAVAFEASRVEEIFQSSGALDSRRAQTPGERESLWAARKKTFGALGRVASNYFVHDGVVPRSRLAGVLREIKRFSAEYRLQTANIFHAGDGNVHPTILLDIENPDEVERSERLGEEILKLCVRAGGTITGEHGVGLEKRRLMKEIFTGAQMDLQKALRDLFNPKGLSNPRKIFPPDEDPPEEHPLDGPPPEEGAADFPRRSVEGAAGGSFQPETGAEVEQILDEAQRAGRRIRILGAGTIPLNDFIMDPSPESDLELDLTRLRGIRQVEPDDLTVELSCGSTLSDVTRALAPHNLWVPLDAPDPDRTTIGGILAVGYTGQRCGRWGPLRHRVLSLEVCVPGHGRQTWGRAVSKNVAGYDVAHMLVGSMGTLGVFTKAVLRAEPFPSVRRSAILCARWLILERLAGILLRSYLPWSHLDLVMAAGGGGSGNLEPEAVLLVGCEGSPEIHGRLCKELETIVKGTAGIEWRDTSSVEEDLRGRWGPLSSGAGGTKLNRRIYLDPVRGPGECAALCRRLRGSEARIQLHLRTGLLSLAARPEVLEGIQAPDGWSSGGSPEAASGRQLMWWRRLKRIFDPGDVLNPGLMPAVQKTRGESHER
- a CDS encoding dipeptide epimerase, whose product is MNDWKIDEARSGWLDVRLGREFRTNMKRILAHRDILVRLRIGDTAGWGEAYTMQHDAAEKALDGNLPLGRDPWDFDAILEPIADLPARAAVDIALHDALARKLGLPIYRFLGIPKGGPITSVTLSLGDDDEAVIREAREWVQRGFQCLKLKMGTATDPSLPLRIREAVGSGIRIRVDGNQAWTVYNAEYLFKMLKTAGVEFCEQPFPVGQSALCAEIRREIDLPIYLDEEITGPADVARVWRHGGVDGVNVKVAKCGGLRRSLETIRAARALGLKVMIGCYFETSLAIGAAVHLTGLADAVDLDAALFLAADPFRGLSYAEGRPVLEGPGTGLTPDEGWAGFEEVDSK